In Choloepus didactylus isolate mChoDid1 chromosome 6, mChoDid1.pri, whole genome shotgun sequence, one DNA window encodes the following:
- the TMPRSS5 gene encoding transmembrane protease serine 5 isoform X1: MSLRMDDQAPKEAQYAEESPGPGIFKEDELWKPETQQQPISQAGCWRSVWHGCVVLGALGLLAGAGVGSWFLVLYLWPAASQPISGTLQDEEMTSSCSGARSEEAPLPSLPKTVSFRINTEDFLLEVQVRAWPAWLLVCHEGWSPVLGMQICRSLGHLRLTHHRGVNLSDIKLNSSQGFAQLSPRLRSLLKEVWQPRNNCTSGRIVSLKCSECGARPLASRIVGGQAVAPGRWPWQASVALGSRHTCGGSVLAPHWVVTAAHCVHRLSRLSSWQVYTGLVSLSTIRPHQGALVERIILHPLYNAQNHDYDIALLRLRMPLNFSDTVGAVCLPAEEQEFPRGSRCWVSGWGHADPSHTHSSATLQDTVVPLLSTQLCNSSCMYSGALTPRMLCAGYLDGRTDACQGDSGGPLVCPDGDKWRLVGVVSWGRGCAEPNHPGVYAKVAEFLDWIHDTVQQVH; this comes from the exons ATG AGCCTGAGGATGGATGACCAAGCCCCTAAGGAGGCTCAGTATGCAGAGGAAAGCCCAGGACCTGGGATCTTCAAAGAAGACGAGTTATGGAAGCCCGAGACCCAGCAGCAACCCA TCTCTCAGGCAGGGTGCTGGCGCTCCGTGTGGCATGGCTGTGTGGTGTTGGGAGCCCTGGGACTGCTGGCTGGTGCAGGTGTTGGCTCGTGGTTTCTAG TGCTGTATCTGTGGCCAGCTGCCTCTCAGCCCATTTCTGGGACCTTGCAGGACGAGGAGATGACTTCAAGCTGCTCAGGGGCCAGGAGTGAGGAAGCCCCACTCCCCTCACTTCCCAAAACAG TATCTTTCAGAATAAACACCGAGGACTTCTTGTTGGAAGTGCAGGTGAGGGCCTGGCCGGCATGGCTCCTGGTGTGCCACGAGGGCTGGAGCCCTGTCCTGGGGATGCAGATCTGCCGGAGCCTTGGACACCTCAG ACTCACTCACCACAGGGGAGTGAACCTGTCTGACATCAAGCTCAACAGCTCCCAGGGGTTTGCTCAGCTCTCTCCTAGACTGAGGAGCCTCCTGAAGGAGGTGTGGCAGCCCAG AAACAACTGCACTTCTGGCCGAATTGTTTCCCTCAAATGCTCTG AATGTGGAGCAAGGCCCCTGGCTTCCAGGATAGTTGGCGGGCAGGCCGTGGCTCCTGGGCGCTGGCCATGGCAGGCCAGCGTGGCCCTGGGCTCCCGGCACACATGCGGGGGCTCTGTGCTGGCACCACACTGGGTGGTGACAGCTGCGCACTGCGTGCACAG GCTATCACGTCTGTCCAGCTGGCAGGTGTACACAGGGCTGGTCAGCCTCAGCACCATCAGGCCACATCAGGGGGCTTTAGTGGAAAGGATCATCCTCCACCCACTCTACAATGCCCAGAATCACGACTACGACATCGCCCTCCTGCGGCTCCGGATGCCACTCAACTTCTCAG ACACCGTGGGCGCTGTGTGCCTGCCAGCCGAGGAGCAGGAGTTCCCAAGGGGCTCACGGTGCTGGGTGTCCGGCTGGGGCCACGCCGACCCCAGCCATA CCCACAGCTCTGCCacgctccaggacacagtggtgcCCCTGCTCAGCACCCAGCTCTGCAACAGCTCTTGCATGTACAGCGGGGCCCTCACCCCCCGCATGCTGTGTGCGGGCTACCTGGATGGGAGGACCGACGCATGCCAG GGGGATAGCGGGGGACCCCTGGTATGCCCAGATGGGGACAAGTGGCGCCTGGTGGGAGTGGTCAGCTGGGGCCGTGGCTGTGCAGAGCCCAATCACCCGGGAGTCTATGCCAAGGTAGCAGAGTTCTTGGACTGGATCCACGACACGGTCCAG CAGGTACATTAG
- the TMPRSS5 gene encoding transmembrane protease serine 5 isoform X3: MSLRMDDQAPKEAQYAEESPGPGIFKEDELWKPETQQQPISQAGCWRSVWHGCVVLGALGLLAGAGVGSWFLVLYLWPAASQPISGTLQDEEMTSSCSGARSEEAPLPSLPKTVSFRINTEDFLLEVQVRAWPAWLLVCHEGWSPVLGMQICRSLGHLRLTHHRGVNLSDIKLNSSQGFAQLSPRLRSLLKEVWQPRNNCTSGRIVSLKCSECGARPLASRIVGGQAVAPGRWPWQASVALGSRHTCGGSVLAPHWVVTAAHCVHRLSRLSSWQVYTGLVSLSTIRPHQGALVERIILHPLYNAQNHDYDIALLRLRMPLNFSAHSSATLQDTVVPLLSTQLCNSSCMYSGALTPRMLCAGYLDGRTDACQGDSGGPLVCPDGDKWRLVGVVSWGRGCAEPNHPGVYAKVAEFLDWIHDTVQQVH; encoded by the exons ATG AGCCTGAGGATGGATGACCAAGCCCCTAAGGAGGCTCAGTATGCAGAGGAAAGCCCAGGACCTGGGATCTTCAAAGAAGACGAGTTATGGAAGCCCGAGACCCAGCAGCAACCCA TCTCTCAGGCAGGGTGCTGGCGCTCCGTGTGGCATGGCTGTGTGGTGTTGGGAGCCCTGGGACTGCTGGCTGGTGCAGGTGTTGGCTCGTGGTTTCTAG TGCTGTATCTGTGGCCAGCTGCCTCTCAGCCCATTTCTGGGACCTTGCAGGACGAGGAGATGACTTCAAGCTGCTCAGGGGCCAGGAGTGAGGAAGCCCCACTCCCCTCACTTCCCAAAACAG TATCTTTCAGAATAAACACCGAGGACTTCTTGTTGGAAGTGCAGGTGAGGGCCTGGCCGGCATGGCTCCTGGTGTGCCACGAGGGCTGGAGCCCTGTCCTGGGGATGCAGATCTGCCGGAGCCTTGGACACCTCAG ACTCACTCACCACAGGGGAGTGAACCTGTCTGACATCAAGCTCAACAGCTCCCAGGGGTTTGCTCAGCTCTCTCCTAGACTGAGGAGCCTCCTGAAGGAGGTGTGGCAGCCCAG AAACAACTGCACTTCTGGCCGAATTGTTTCCCTCAAATGCTCTG AATGTGGAGCAAGGCCCCTGGCTTCCAGGATAGTTGGCGGGCAGGCCGTGGCTCCTGGGCGCTGGCCATGGCAGGCCAGCGTGGCCCTGGGCTCCCGGCACACATGCGGGGGCTCTGTGCTGGCACCACACTGGGTGGTGACAGCTGCGCACTGCGTGCACAG GCTATCACGTCTGTCCAGCTGGCAGGTGTACACAGGGCTGGTCAGCCTCAGCACCATCAGGCCACATCAGGGGGCTTTAGTGGAAAGGATCATCCTCCACCCACTCTACAATGCCCAGAATCACGACTACGACATCGCCCTCCTGCGGCTCCGGATGCCACTCAACTTCTCAG CCCACAGCTCTGCCacgctccaggacacagtggtgcCCCTGCTCAGCACCCAGCTCTGCAACAGCTCTTGCATGTACAGCGGGGCCCTCACCCCCCGCATGCTGTGTGCGGGCTACCTGGATGGGAGGACCGACGCATGCCAG GGGGATAGCGGGGGACCCCTGGTATGCCCAGATGGGGACAAGTGGCGCCTGGTGGGAGTGGTCAGCTGGGGCCGTGGCTGTGCAGAGCCCAATCACCCGGGAGTCTATGCCAAGGTAGCAGAGTTCTTGGACTGGATCCACGACACGGTCCAG CAGGTACATTAG
- the TMPRSS5 gene encoding transmembrane protease serine 5 isoform X2, with product MSLRMDDQAPKEAQYAEESPGPGIFKEDELWKPETQQQPISQAGCWRSVWHGCVVLGALGLLAGAGVGSWFLVLYLWPAASQPISGTLQDEEMTSSCSGARSEEAPLPSLPKTVSFRINTEDFLLEVQVRAWPAWLLVCHEGWSPVLGMQICRSLGHLRLTHHRGVNLSDIKLNSSQGFAQLSPRLRSLLKEVWQPRNNCTSGRIVSLKCSECGARPLASRIVGGQAVAPGRWPWQASVALGSRHTCGGSVLAPHWVVTAAHCVHRLSRLSSWQVYTGLVSLSTIRPHQGALVERIILHPLYNAQNHDYDIALLRLRMPLNFSDTVGAVCLPAEEQEFPRGSRCWVSGWGHADPSHTHSSATLQDTVVPLLSTQLCNSSCMYSGALTPRMLCAGYLDGRTDACQGDSGGPLVCPDGDKWRLVGVVSWGRGCAEPNHPGVYAKVAEFLDWIHDTVQVH from the exons ATG AGCCTGAGGATGGATGACCAAGCCCCTAAGGAGGCTCAGTATGCAGAGGAAAGCCCAGGACCTGGGATCTTCAAAGAAGACGAGTTATGGAAGCCCGAGACCCAGCAGCAACCCA TCTCTCAGGCAGGGTGCTGGCGCTCCGTGTGGCATGGCTGTGTGGTGTTGGGAGCCCTGGGACTGCTGGCTGGTGCAGGTGTTGGCTCGTGGTTTCTAG TGCTGTATCTGTGGCCAGCTGCCTCTCAGCCCATTTCTGGGACCTTGCAGGACGAGGAGATGACTTCAAGCTGCTCAGGGGCCAGGAGTGAGGAAGCCCCACTCCCCTCACTTCCCAAAACAG TATCTTTCAGAATAAACACCGAGGACTTCTTGTTGGAAGTGCAGGTGAGGGCCTGGCCGGCATGGCTCCTGGTGTGCCACGAGGGCTGGAGCCCTGTCCTGGGGATGCAGATCTGCCGGAGCCTTGGACACCTCAG ACTCACTCACCACAGGGGAGTGAACCTGTCTGACATCAAGCTCAACAGCTCCCAGGGGTTTGCTCAGCTCTCTCCTAGACTGAGGAGCCTCCTGAAGGAGGTGTGGCAGCCCAG AAACAACTGCACTTCTGGCCGAATTGTTTCCCTCAAATGCTCTG AATGTGGAGCAAGGCCCCTGGCTTCCAGGATAGTTGGCGGGCAGGCCGTGGCTCCTGGGCGCTGGCCATGGCAGGCCAGCGTGGCCCTGGGCTCCCGGCACACATGCGGGGGCTCTGTGCTGGCACCACACTGGGTGGTGACAGCTGCGCACTGCGTGCACAG GCTATCACGTCTGTCCAGCTGGCAGGTGTACACAGGGCTGGTCAGCCTCAGCACCATCAGGCCACATCAGGGGGCTTTAGTGGAAAGGATCATCCTCCACCCACTCTACAATGCCCAGAATCACGACTACGACATCGCCCTCCTGCGGCTCCGGATGCCACTCAACTTCTCAG ACACCGTGGGCGCTGTGTGCCTGCCAGCCGAGGAGCAGGAGTTCCCAAGGGGCTCACGGTGCTGGGTGTCCGGCTGGGGCCACGCCGACCCCAGCCATA CCCACAGCTCTGCCacgctccaggacacagtggtgcCCCTGCTCAGCACCCAGCTCTGCAACAGCTCTTGCATGTACAGCGGGGCCCTCACCCCCCGCATGCTGTGTGCGGGCTACCTGGATGGGAGGACCGACGCATGCCAG GGGGATAGCGGGGGACCCCTGGTATGCCCAGATGGGGACAAGTGGCGCCTGGTGGGAGTGGTCAGCTGGGGCCGTGGCTGTGCAGAGCCCAATCACCCGGGAGTCTATGCCAAGGTAGCAGAGTTCTTGGACTGGATCCACGACACGGTCCAG GTACATTAG
- the TMPRSS5 gene encoding transmembrane protease serine 5 isoform X4, protein MSLRMDDQAPKEAQYAEESPGPGIFKEDELWKPETQQQPISQAGCWRSVWHGCVVLGALGLLAGAGVGSWFLVLYLWPAASQPISGTLQDEEMTSSCSGARSEEAPLPSLPKTVSFRINTEDFLLEVQVRAWPAWLLVCHEGWSPVLGMQICRSLGHLRNNCTSGRIVSLKCSECGARPLASRIVGGQAVAPGRWPWQASVALGSRHTCGGSVLAPHWVVTAAHCVHRLSRLSSWQVYTGLVSLSTIRPHQGALVERIILHPLYNAQNHDYDIALLRLRMPLNFSDTVGAVCLPAEEQEFPRGSRCWVSGWGHADPSHTHSSATLQDTVVPLLSTQLCNSSCMYSGALTPRMLCAGYLDGRTDACQGDSGGPLVCPDGDKWRLVGVVSWGRGCAEPNHPGVYAKVAEFLDWIHDTVQQVH, encoded by the exons ATG AGCCTGAGGATGGATGACCAAGCCCCTAAGGAGGCTCAGTATGCAGAGGAAAGCCCAGGACCTGGGATCTTCAAAGAAGACGAGTTATGGAAGCCCGAGACCCAGCAGCAACCCA TCTCTCAGGCAGGGTGCTGGCGCTCCGTGTGGCATGGCTGTGTGGTGTTGGGAGCCCTGGGACTGCTGGCTGGTGCAGGTGTTGGCTCGTGGTTTCTAG TGCTGTATCTGTGGCCAGCTGCCTCTCAGCCCATTTCTGGGACCTTGCAGGACGAGGAGATGACTTCAAGCTGCTCAGGGGCCAGGAGTGAGGAAGCCCCACTCCCCTCACTTCCCAAAACAG TATCTTTCAGAATAAACACCGAGGACTTCTTGTTGGAAGTGCAGGTGAGGGCCTGGCCGGCATGGCTCCTGGTGTGCCACGAGGGCTGGAGCCCTGTCCTGGGGATGCAGATCTGCCGGAGCCTTGGACACCTCAG AAACAACTGCACTTCTGGCCGAATTGTTTCCCTCAAATGCTCTG AATGTGGAGCAAGGCCCCTGGCTTCCAGGATAGTTGGCGGGCAGGCCGTGGCTCCTGGGCGCTGGCCATGGCAGGCCAGCGTGGCCCTGGGCTCCCGGCACACATGCGGGGGCTCTGTGCTGGCACCACACTGGGTGGTGACAGCTGCGCACTGCGTGCACAG GCTATCACGTCTGTCCAGCTGGCAGGTGTACACAGGGCTGGTCAGCCTCAGCACCATCAGGCCACATCAGGGGGCTTTAGTGGAAAGGATCATCCTCCACCCACTCTACAATGCCCAGAATCACGACTACGACATCGCCCTCCTGCGGCTCCGGATGCCACTCAACTTCTCAG ACACCGTGGGCGCTGTGTGCCTGCCAGCCGAGGAGCAGGAGTTCCCAAGGGGCTCACGGTGCTGGGTGTCCGGCTGGGGCCACGCCGACCCCAGCCATA CCCACAGCTCTGCCacgctccaggacacagtggtgcCCCTGCTCAGCACCCAGCTCTGCAACAGCTCTTGCATGTACAGCGGGGCCCTCACCCCCCGCATGCTGTGTGCGGGCTACCTGGATGGGAGGACCGACGCATGCCAG GGGGATAGCGGGGGACCCCTGGTATGCCCAGATGGGGACAAGTGGCGCCTGGTGGGAGTGGTCAGCTGGGGCCGTGGCTGTGCAGAGCCCAATCACCCGGGAGTCTATGCCAAGGTAGCAGAGTTCTTGGACTGGATCCACGACACGGTCCAG CAGGTACATTAG